Proteins from a genomic interval of Synechococcus sp. A15-28:
- a CDS encoding AAA family ATPase, producing the protein MTAGTIWGDQLDLMIRARTALIWIRSNEEARVEALLRQTATRLQHQLGCWDFIDGLQGVLNVEGLGSRQPMAVLQWLRELDSSKPTLLLVKDFHRFCDDPGIARMLRNLQQALRSTSHTLVLCSGSWSPPADLEEALTLLDLPLPDSDELRRLLNTISQSSGVPLEPTVLEELTRACSGLSEQRVRQVAARALARRGQLGADDLEEVLEEKRQSIARSEVLEFCVTETGTDAIGGLAALKDWLQQRHRAFSDEARRFGLPMPRGVLLVGPQGTGKSLTAKAIARSWSMPLLRLDVGRLFAGLVGASEARTRETIQRAEAMAPCVLWIDEIDKGFGGDGRSDGGTSQRVLASVLTWMAEKQSPVFVVATANGVDQLPPELLRKGRFDEIFLLDLPSTEERHSILSLHLNRRRPGLQLPLDTVISRSDGFSGAELEQTVIEAMHLAFAEGRELNETDLIRAASQLIPLSRTAREQLEALQAWASSGRARPASIAGRNEA; encoded by the coding sequence ATGACCGCCGGCACCATCTGGGGGGATCAGTTGGATCTGATGATCCGGGCGAGAACAGCTCTGATCTGGATTCGCAGCAACGAGGAGGCGCGGGTTGAAGCCCTGCTGCGGCAGACAGCGACTCGGCTGCAGCACCAGCTTGGTTGCTGGGATTTCATCGACGGCCTTCAAGGCGTTCTGAACGTCGAAGGACTGGGAAGCCGTCAGCCAATGGCGGTGCTGCAATGGCTGCGGGAGCTGGACAGCAGCAAGCCGACCCTCCTCCTGGTCAAAGACTTCCATCGCTTCTGCGATGACCCCGGCATCGCCAGGATGTTGCGCAACCTTCAGCAGGCACTGCGCAGCACATCCCACACGTTGGTGCTCTGCAGCGGCAGCTGGTCGCCACCAGCAGACCTTGAAGAAGCCCTCACCCTTCTGGATCTGCCTTTACCGGACAGCGATGAGCTCCGCAGGCTGCTGAACACCATCAGCCAGAGCAGCGGGGTCCCTCTGGAGCCGACAGTGCTCGAGGAGCTCACCCGAGCCTGCAGCGGCCTCAGTGAACAGCGGGTCCGCCAGGTGGCTGCCCGAGCTCTGGCCCGTCGTGGGCAGCTTGGCGCTGATGACCTGGAGGAGGTTCTCGAGGAGAAGCGTCAGAGCATTGCCCGCAGCGAGGTGCTGGAGTTTTGCGTCACGGAGACCGGCACGGATGCGATCGGTGGACTGGCTGCGCTCAAGGACTGGTTGCAGCAGCGTCATCGTGCCTTTTCCGACGAGGCTCGTCGCTTCGGACTCCCCATGCCTCGGGGCGTGCTGCTGGTGGGCCCCCAGGGGACTGGAAAATCGCTCACAGCGAAGGCCATCGCCCGCAGCTGGTCGATGCCCCTGCTTCGTCTGGATGTGGGGCGGCTGTTCGCGGGGCTCGTTGGTGCCAGTGAAGCCCGCACCCGTGAAACGATCCAGCGGGCGGAAGCCATGGCCCCCTGTGTTCTCTGGATTGATGAAATCGACAAGGGCTTCGGCGGCGATGGCCGCAGCGACGGCGGCACGAGTCAGCGGGTGCTGGCCAGCGTGCTCACCTGGATGGCCGAAAAGCAATCGCCGGTGTTTGTGGTCGCCACGGCCAATGGTGTCGACCAGCTGCCGCCGGAACTCCTGAGGAAGGGGCGCTTTGACGAGATCTTCCTGCTGGACCTTCCCTCCACGGAAGAGCGTCACAGCATTCTCAGCCTGCACCTCAATCGACGACGCCCAGGGCTGCAGCTGCCGCTGGACACGGTGATCAGTCGTTCTGACGGATTTTCCGGAGCTGAGCTGGAGCAGACCGTGATCGAAGCGATGCATCTGGCGTTCGCAGAAGGCAGGGAGCTGAATGAAACCGACCTGATCCGCGCTGCCTCCCAGCTGATCCCCCTGTCCCGAACAGCACGGGAACAGCTGGAGGCCCTTCAGGCATGGGCCTCCAGCGGCCGTGCCCGACCCGCCTCCATTGCGGGACGTAACGAAGCCTGA